One Planctomycetaceae bacterium genomic region harbors:
- a CDS encoding gamma-glutamylcyclotransferase family protein — protein sequence MSQSERIFVYGSLKRGCELAVELQDQEFLRTAITQPVYRMFDCGSYPGLIRVARDGIAVNGELYSVSQSCLKRLDRVEGVDEGMYERRRIELQAPDDSCPAWAWFYLRPVAGLRDCGRSWPCP from the coding sequence GTGAGTCAGTCTGAACGCATCTTTGTTTACGGATCGCTGAAACGCGGCTGCGAACTGGCCGTCGAACTTCAGGACCAGGAGTTTCTCCGCACGGCGATCACGCAGCCGGTGTATCGGATGTTCGATTGCGGATCATATCCCGGTCTGATTCGCGTCGCACGCGACGGAATCGCCGTCAATGGTGAGCTGTATTCCGTATCGCAGTCATGTCTGAAGCGCCTGGACCGGGTCGAAGGTGTCGACGAAGGCATGTACGAACGTCGCCGCATCGAGCTGCAGGCGCCCGATGATTCCTGCCCTGCCTGGGCGTGGTTCTATTTGCGACCAGTGGCAGGACTTCGCGACTGTGGCCGGAGCTGGCCTTGCCCGTGA
- a CDS encoding thioesterase family protein, giving the protein MRHCGTAGSRPEKHDVSPNAPRDRSAATVLFSALSSVTGAPGLIQQHTIEVRVRYSETDAMGFVHHSNYLNYFEMGRTELFRQQGGNYRNMELQGLFFVVVKLQLRFRKPARYDDVLTLETQITRSTPARIEHGYRLLRGTELLTEASSVIACVDRNGELQRIPDDLADLTSDA; this is encoded by the coding sequence ATGAGACACTGCGGAACCGCAGGCAGTCGGCCGGAAAAGCATGACGTCTCACCGAACGCGCCGCGGGATCGGTCCGCCGCCACGGTTTTGTTCTCCGCTTTGTCCTCCGTCACGGGAGCGCCCGGTTTGATTCAGCAGCATACGATCGAAGTTCGGGTGCGGTACAGCGAAACGGACGCAATGGGCTTTGTTCACCATTCGAACTACCTGAACTACTTCGAAATGGGCCGCACGGAACTGTTCCGCCAGCAGGGCGGGAATTATCGCAATATGGAACTGCAGGGGCTGTTCTTCGTCGTCGTAAAGCTTCAGTTGCGATTCCGCAAGCCTGCGCGGTACGACGACGTTCTGACACTGGAGACGCAGATCACCCGTTCGACGCCGGCTCGCATTGAACACGGCTATCGGCTGCTGCGCGGCACCGAATTGCTGACGGAAGCGTCGTCGGTGATCGCCTGCGTCGACCGAAACGGCGAACTGCAGCGCATTCCGGATGACCTGGCGGACCTGACATCAGATGCCTGA
- a CDS encoding ROK family protein codes for MSEAQETQKQVWVGFDLGGTKMMAAVFDDDYKLLGKKRRKTRDKSKDGVDLKRLAETIRMALEDAKVDPSAVRGIGAGCPGPLDLNKGVILEAPNLGWKNVEIRDFLSKEFNCPAEICNDVDGGVYGEYVAGAAKGVRCVLGVFPGTGVGGGLVYEGAIYRGKRGSCMEIGFLQMATAGPSAGLGPVGTLEALASRLAISGEAAKAVYRGQAPILGEMAGTDLANMRSGVIAKAIDAGEKIVEKLVREAAEQIGRAVGSLVNILAPDVVLLGGGLVEAMPKLYLSEVADGARRNVLPSLKDCFEIRIAKLGDFATATGAAALVRRRVEANS; via the coding sequence ATGTCAGAAGCTCAGGAAACTCAGAAACAGGTCTGGGTCGGTTTCGATCTCGGCGGCACAAAGATGATGGCCGCGGTATTCGACGACGACTACAAGCTGCTCGGAAAGAAGCGCCGCAAGACGCGCGACAAGAGCAAGGACGGCGTCGATCTGAAGCGGCTGGCGGAAACCATCCGCATGGCGCTGGAAGATGCCAAAGTCGATCCGTCGGCAGTGCGAGGCATCGGAGCAGGGTGTCCCGGACCGCTCGATCTGAACAAGGGCGTGATTCTGGAAGCGCCAAACCTTGGCTGGAAGAACGTCGAAATCCGCGACTTTCTGTCGAAGGAATTCAACTGCCCCGCGGAGATCTGCAACGACGTCGACGGCGGCGTGTACGGCGAATACGTGGCCGGTGCGGCGAAAGGTGTTCGCTGCGTGCTGGGAGTTTTCCCGGGAACCGGTGTCGGCGGCGGTCTGGTTTACGAAGGCGCGATCTATCGAGGTAAGCGGGGATCGTGCATGGAAATCGGCTTTCTGCAGATGGCCACGGCCGGACCGTCCGCCGGGCTTGGGCCTGTGGGAACTCTGGAAGCGCTGGCCAGCCGTCTGGCGATTTCCGGTGAAGCCGCCAAGGCTGTCTACCGCGGACAGGCTCCGATTCTGGGTGAAATGGCGGGCACGGATCTGGCGAACATGCGCAGCGGAGTCATCGCCAAAGCGATCGACGCCGGAGAAAAGATCGTCGAGAAGCTCGTGCGGGAAGCGGCGGAACAGATCGGCCGCGCGGTGGGTTCGCTGGTGAACATCCTGGCGCCGGACGTCGTGCTGCTGGGCGGCGGGCTGGTTGAAGCAATGCCGAAGCTTTATCTTTCGGAAGTCGCTGACGGAGCCCGGCGCAACGTGCTGCCGTCGCTGAAGGATTGTTTCGAAATCCGCATCGCGAAACTCGGCGACTTCGCCACTGCCACCGGCGCGGCTGCTCTGGTGCGTCGCCGTGTTGAGGCGAACAGCTGA
- the aroE gene encoding shikimate dehydrogenase, whose amino-acid sequence MICISLGRTRHSSMREEHLHLAEKGAELVELRVDWMRKRPDVGRLLQDRPTPVIVTCRRQKDRGRWTGSEDQRLTLLREAIIGGAEYVDLEDDIAKSIPRYGSTKRIVSFHDFDETPYELFEIYERLKSCNPDIIKIVTMANSPEDNVRMLEMVSAADVPTVGFCMGEFGITSRILCGRFGSPFTYAGFSRDREMAPGQLTFAEVRNLYRYNKITKNTKLFGVVGDPIAHSMSPILHNAAFRKAGFDGVYLPLRIPADSFATTLREYAKLGFSGFSVTIPHKQAALDFADEADVQTDLIGASNTLFQTSGEWHATNTDYDAIIESVVSGLKATGVMEPRLTEKKVLILGAGGVARAAAHAMQQSKATVTVTNRTRDRAKALAAELGCLTIGWENRASEKCDILINCTSVGMHPNVNESPFQEVWMNESTLVFDTVYNPENTLFLKSARARGCPTVSGVEMFVRQAARQFEIFTGAPASLDYLAETMRRAMSAARQ is encoded by the coding sequence ATGATTTGTATCAGTCTCGGTCGCACTCGCCATTCGTCAATGCGGGAAGAGCATCTGCACCTTGCCGAAAAAGGCGCGGAGCTGGTGGAACTGCGAGTCGACTGGATGCGAAAACGCCCGGATGTCGGGCGACTGCTGCAGGACCGGCCGACTCCTGTGATCGTCACGTGTCGACGGCAAAAGGATCGTGGCCGCTGGACCGGCAGCGAAGACCAGCGGCTGACTCTGCTGCGGGAAGCCATCATCGGCGGGGCCGAATACGTCGATCTGGAAGACGACATCGCCAAGTCGATCCCGCGTTACGGCAGCACGAAGCGAATCGTCAGTTTTCATGACTTCGACGAAACGCCATACGAGCTGTTTGAAATCTACGAGCGTCTGAAGTCGTGTAATCCGGACATCATCAAGATTGTCACGATGGCGAATTCGCCGGAAGACAACGTTCGCATGCTGGAAATGGTCAGCGCCGCGGACGTTCCGACCGTCGGATTCTGCATGGGGGAATTCGGCATCACCAGCCGCATTCTGTGCGGACGCTTCGGGTCTCCGTTTACGTACGCGGGCTTCAGCCGCGACCGCGAGATGGCACCGGGGCAACTGACGTTTGCCGAGGTCCGCAACCTGTACCGGTACAACAAGATCACGAAGAACACAAAGCTGTTCGGCGTCGTGGGAGACCCGATTGCTCACAGCATGAGCCCGATTCTGCACAATGCCGCCTTCCGCAAAGCAGGATTCGACGGCGTCTACCTGCCGCTGCGAATTCCGGCCGACTCCTTCGCGACGACACTTCGGGAATACGCGAAGCTGGGATTTTCGGGATTCAGTGTGACGATCCCTCACAAACAGGCGGCTCTGGACTTTGCCGACGAAGCCGACGTGCAGACGGATCTGATCGGCGCGTCAAACACACTGTTCCAGACCAGCGGAGAATGGCACGCCACCAACACGGACTACGACGCGATCATTGAATCCGTAGTCAGCGGCCTGAAAGCCACCGGAGTGATGGAACCGCGACTGACGGAAAAGAAGGTGCTGATCCTGGGAGCTGGTGGAGTCGCCCGTGCGGCCGCGCACGCCATGCAGCAGTCAAAGGCTACAGTGACCGTGACCAACAGAACTCGCGATCGCGCGAAGGCGCTGGCGGCGGAACTCGGCTGTCTGACAATCGGCTGGGAAAACCGGGCCTCGGAAAAGTGCGATATTCTGATCAACTGCACGTCTGTCGGCATGCATCCCAACGTGAACGAATCACCGTTCCAGGAAGTCTGGATGAATGAATCCACGCTGGTTTTCGACACGGTCTACAATCCGGAAAACACGTTGTTCCTGAAAAGCGCTCGAGCGCGGGGCTGCCCGACGGTCAGCGGAGTGGAAATGTTTGTCCGGCAGGCCGCACGGCAGTTCGAAATCTTTACGGGAGCGCCGGCGTCGCTGGACTATCTGGCCGAAACCATGCGACGGGCGATGTCGGCGGCAAGGCAGTGA
- a CDS encoding prepilin peptidase codes for MGPIPPQWVLVTGYFAAGAFVGQWLSVAIERFPMHDRLLNQLTSLRGASSTCTYCGHPGSWWSRLPIVSRMFGEGRCQRCRRKKPGRPFVVELVTAMLFAVIAWHELPLSLHAARAGEGLYSAGGPPGPELITDLWHPFLWVHVRCLLHLAMICGLVVATFIDLEHRIIPDGSTVPIMLLAIAVSFTVGQVFIVPLWFQDTSVVRTLGPLLPSTLQPLIFEWNVIPFAMQHPHWHGLLVSLAGLAAGAGSVWIVRLIGFWIVKQEAMGFGDVVLMAMIGSVIGWQPVLTVFFIAPMLAVFAAGTMWLVRRDREIPYGPWLSLATIILLVGWKPLWPYAKRIFDMGPLLFLMGLGMTLSLAAMLQVVQLLKRLLGISADAQASPDVWTSADHLSYYNSPASRDICEGLARDVWPGVHSAQGKSQYRRWRDGG; via the coding sequence ATGGGGCCGATCCCGCCTCAATGGGTGCTGGTGACCGGTTACTTCGCCGCCGGTGCATTTGTCGGGCAGTGGTTGTCTGTCGCGATCGAACGCTTTCCCATGCACGATCGCCTGCTGAACCAACTGACATCACTCCGCGGCGCGTCGTCCACATGCACGTATTGCGGACACCCGGGATCCTGGTGGTCGAGACTGCCAATCGTGTCCCGGATGTTCGGCGAAGGACGCTGCCAGCGCTGCCGACGAAAAAAACCAGGGCGTCCCTTTGTCGTGGAACTGGTTACTGCGATGCTGTTCGCCGTCATCGCCTGGCATGAGTTGCCTCTGTCTTTGCATGCAGCACGTGCCGGCGAGGGCCTGTATTCCGCGGGCGGTCCTCCGGGACCGGAACTCATCACCGATCTGTGGCATCCGTTCCTTTGGGTGCACGTGAGGTGCCTGCTGCACCTGGCAATGATCTGCGGGCTGGTCGTAGCGACGTTTATTGACCTGGAACACCGCATCATTCCCGATGGCAGCACGGTGCCGATCATGCTGCTGGCTATTGCCGTCAGCTTCACCGTCGGCCAGGTGTTCATTGTTCCGCTGTGGTTTCAGGACACCAGCGTCGTCAGGACTCTGGGACCGCTGCTTCCGTCGACTCTGCAGCCGCTGATCTTTGAATGGAACGTGATTCCGTTTGCCATGCAGCATCCGCACTGGCACGGGTTGCTGGTCAGCCTTGCCGGACTTGCGGCGGGAGCCGGTTCGGTGTGGATCGTGCGGCTGATTGGCTTCTGGATTGTGAAGCAGGAAGCGATGGGCTTCGGAGACGTCGTGCTGATGGCCATGATCGGCAGCGTGATTGGCTGGCAGCCGGTTCTGACGGTGTTCTTTATCGCTCCCATGCTGGCGGTCTTCGCGGCCGGAACCATGTGGCTGGTGCGACGGGACCGCGAGATTCCCTACGGACCGTGGCTGAGCCTGGCGACGATCATCCTGCTGGTCGGCTGGAAACCGCTGTGGCCATACGCGAAGCGCATCTTTGACATGGGGCCGCTTCTGTTTCTGATGGGACTGGGAATGACGCTGTCGCTGGCGGCGATGCTGCAGGTCGTCCAGTTGCTGAAGCGTCTGCTGGGAATCTCCGCGGATGCTCAGGCTTCCCCGGACGTCTGGACGTCGGCCGATCACCTGTCGTACTACAACAGTCCGGCGTCCCGTGACATCTGCGAAGGGCTGGCGCGCGACGTCTGGCCGGGCGTGCATTCCGCGCAGGGGAAAAGTCAGTATCGCCGCTGGCGAGACGGCGGATAG
- a CDS encoding shikimate kinase produces MIISLIGYRGCGKSSVAPLLAKRLHCESADSDDVIETRAGKSIRQIFSDDGEAAFRDLETQVLANLLQRDPIVVSAGGGAVLAEINRQRMRQAGPVVWLQASAEILAERIARDATSGQRRPALTGDSAVREVSDVLAVRLPLYAATATLTVDSEQLSPAEIVEQILSDLNSGIVAERET; encoded by the coding sequence ATGATCATCTCACTGATCGGCTATCGCGGTTGCGGAAAGTCCAGTGTCGCTCCGCTGCTGGCGAAACGGCTGCACTGTGAATCGGCTGACAGTGACGACGTGATCGAAACACGTGCCGGAAAGTCCATTCGGCAGATCTTCAGCGACGACGGCGAAGCGGCGTTTCGCGACCTGGAAACTCAGGTGCTGGCAAACCTGCTGCAGCGCGACCCGATCGTCGTTTCCGCCGGCGGCGGCGCGGTGCTGGCGGAAATCAACCGGCAGCGCATGCGGCAGGCCGGTCCGGTCGTCTGGCTGCAGGCGTCCGCGGAAATTCTCGCGGAACGTATCGCGCGGGACGCAACGTCCGGCCAGCGACGTCCGGCACTGACAGGTGATTCCGCTGTGCGCGAAGTGTCCGACGTCCTGGCTGTGCGGCTGCCGCTGTATGCCGCGACCGCGACACTCACCGTGGATTCCGAACAGCTCAGTCCAGCGGAAATCGTCGAACAGATTCTTTCTGACCTGAATTCCGGCATCGTCGCCGAGCGGGAGACGTGA